The bacterium sequence GTCAGGGAGATGATGAACCCGTCCTGCATCCACCCGCCGTTGTAGGGGTCGTAGGCGTCGGGCGTCACCGGAAAATCCGTCGAGTTGGTCATGCCGACGAGGTAAATGTTCCCGGCTTCGTCCAGCGCCAGTTCCTGGACACCCTCGGTGTACCACCCGCCGAGGAACGTGGAACAGACGAGTTCGTGGCTGATCGCGTCGAACACCGACACGAACGCATCTGCGTAGGGGGTCCCGTGCGGGCGGGATTCCTGGATGACGCCGTGGGTCGTCGGATAGTCGCTGGAAACCGTGGAGCCGGTGATGACATAACGGTGGTGAACCCTGTCGATGGCGATATCGTCAGGGTGATCGCCCGAGACACCGCCCAGGTAGGTGCAATAGGTCAACGACGTTCCCGGGTCGGCTTGAACGTTACTGCATAACAGAACGACCGGCACCGCCAGCACGAGCAGCGTCACGAGGTGACGAGTCTTCATGGCGAACCTCGCCGATGATGGTGGCTGACATGGAATTCGCGGTCGCCATGGCAACCTCGTTGTGGGCGATAGGACACGAAGATACCATGTCCATCTACCGCCGTCTACGACGTCACGCCTCGTTACGGGGCTACCGTATAATTATTGATCATGAATCGAGTTTCAGACCAATGGCAGCGTTCGCGTCGGCAAGCCGCCGTCGCGCCGCAGCGACGCGGCGTGCTCCCCCATCGTGACGAAATTCCCGCCGCGCAGCACGCCTTCCAGCTTGGCGAAGGTCGAGTTCTGCCCGCCCTGGCTGAGCAGCCGCTTCACCGGCGATTGGCCGATGCGGCCGGGACGCCAGTCGTCGAGCTCCCAGGGGTGCAGGTAGGTGACGATCGGCTGGCCCTGGCGGCGGGCGATCGCGCGCAGGCCGCGGTAGGCGGGCACCGGCAGCAGGCGCAGGTAGGCGCCGCCGGCGAAGCCGACGTTCACGCCCAGGACGCGCGCGGTGGTCATCGGCATCACGAGCAGGGGCTCTTCCCGGCGATCGTCGGGCGGCTGCAGCAGGAAGGGCCGGCGCGGCGACGCGGGCTGCCCGTAGTGCGGGTGGTGGACGGGGAACAGCGAGCAGTCGTAGGCGAAGCCCT is a genomic window containing:
- a CDS encoding SBBP repeat-containing protein; this translates as MKTRHLVTLLVLAVPVVLLCSNVQADPGTSLTYCTYLGGVSGDHPDDIAIDRVHHRYVITGSTVSSDYPTTHGVIQESRPHGTPYADAFVSVFDAISHELVCSTFLGGWYTEGVQELALDEAGNIYLVGMTNSTDFPVTPDAYDPYNGGWMQDGFIISLT
- a CDS encoding DUF3473 domain-containing protein, whose amino-acid sequence is MNATPDILTIDVEEWFHGHNYLDQAPPDTWQGRESRVVGNTERCLELLAQHRVNGTFFVLGWTAERHPDLVRRIADAGHEIACHSHAHPVVHQLTPEEFRADLRRARAALAAAGIDRVDGFRAPSFTITPAVHGYLHVLREEGFAYDCSLFPVHHPHYGQPASPRRPFLLQPPDDRREEPLLVMPMTTARVLGVNVGFAGGAYLRLLPVPAYRGLRAIARRQGQPIVTYLHPWELDDWRPGRIGQSPVKRLLSQGGQNSTFAKLEGVLRGGNFVTMGEHAASLRRDGGLPTRTLPLV